The Xanthomonas sp. DAR 34887 genome has a segment encoding these proteins:
- the manD gene encoding D-mannonate dehydratase ManD, which translates to MNQTSDSASSAQGSARDREIVEARVIVTCPGRNFVTLKIVTRSGVYGLGDATLNGRELAVASYLQDHVVPNLIGRDAGRIEDIWQFFYRGAYWRRGPVTMTAIAAVDVALWDILGKMAGMPLYQLLGGRSREGALVYGHANGRDIAETSEEVARFRELGFIAIRAQCGVPGIKKTYGISSGGKPYEPAESELPTETVWSTPRYLGVVPKLFEQLRADHGDEIELLHDAHHRLTPIEAARLARDLEPYRLFWLEDATPAENQRAFETIRQHSVTPLAVGEVFNSIWDCKHLIEQHLIDYIRTTIVHAGGITHVRRLADFAALHQVRTGFHGATDLSPVCMGAALHFDTWVPNFGIQEYMFHSDEANAVFPHDYTFHAGRLHCGEAPGHGVDIDETLAKRYPYAPKQLPIARLEDGAMWDW; encoded by the coding sequence ATGAACCAGACTTCCGATAGCGCTTCTTCCGCCCAAGGTTCGGCCCGCGACCGCGAGATCGTCGAGGCGCGGGTCATCGTCACCTGCCCGGGGCGCAATTTCGTCACCCTCAAGATCGTCACCCGCTCCGGCGTATACGGCCTGGGCGACGCCACCCTCAACGGCCGCGAACTGGCGGTGGCGTCCTACCTGCAGGACCACGTGGTGCCGAACCTGATCGGCCGCGACGCCGGCCGCATCGAGGACATCTGGCAGTTCTTCTACCGCGGCGCGTACTGGCGGCGCGGGCCGGTGACGATGACCGCGATCGCCGCGGTGGACGTGGCGCTGTGGGACATCCTCGGCAAGATGGCCGGCATGCCGCTGTACCAGCTGCTGGGCGGGCGCTCGCGCGAGGGCGCGCTGGTCTACGGCCACGCCAACGGCCGCGACATCGCCGAGACCAGCGAGGAAGTCGCCCGTTTCCGCGAACTCGGCTTCATCGCCATCCGCGCGCAGTGCGGCGTGCCCGGGATCAAGAAGACCTACGGCATTTCCAGCGGCGGCAAGCCGTACGAACCGGCCGAGAGCGAACTGCCGACCGAAACCGTGTGGTCCACGCCGCGCTATCTTGGCGTGGTGCCCAAGCTGTTCGAACAGCTGCGCGCCGACCATGGCGACGAGATCGAACTGCTGCACGATGCGCACCACCGCCTGACCCCGATCGAGGCCGCGCGGCTGGCGCGCGACCTGGAACCGTACCGGCTGTTCTGGCTGGAGGACGCCACCCCCGCGGAAAACCAGCGCGCGTTCGAGACCATCCGCCAGCACTCGGTGACCCCGCTGGCGGTGGGCGAGGTGTTCAATTCGATCTGGGACTGCAAGCACCTGATCGAACAGCACCTGATCGACTATATCCGCACCACCATCGTGCACGCCGGCGGCATCACCCACGTGCGCCGGCTGGCCGACTTCGCCGCGCTGCACCAGGTGCGCACCGGTTTCCACGGCGCCACCGACCTGTCGCCGGTGTGCATGGGCGCGGCGCTGCACTTCGACACCTGGGTGCCGAATTTCGGCATCCAGGAATACATGTTCCATTCCGACGAGGCCAACGCCGTGTTTCCGCACGATTACACGTTCCATGCCGGCCGCCTGCATTGCGGCGAGGCGCCCGGGCATGGCGTGGACATCGACGAAACCCTGGCCAAGCGCTATCCGTACGCGCCCAAGCAACTGCCGATCGCGCGCCTGGAAGACGGCGCGATGTGGGACTGGTGA
- a CDS encoding sialate O-acetylesterase: MTPYRSAVHLAGRLLLVALCVPAFAHAADAPLLNPLFQDHAVLQRDAPIRVWGQAAAGETVTVQLAQQRVQARADRQGRWQAQLAALPAGGPYVLQASTAHGRVQRAEDVLIGDVWLCSGQSNMELPVLRTLDTRSEIADAQQPAIRMFKVPAQSSPTPQAQFGGPAAWQPTTPEAVGDFSAACYYFARELRKTVDVPMGLINASWGGSQMQAWIGDAALRKVDGNAPALDVLARYANDPQQAAPRWGRLWETWWRAHGNGAPWQPDDTGGDWRDAPAALGAWDDWGVPQLVNFNGMVWYRSTVTLSAEQAKQQATLALGPVDELDQTWVNGQAVGSSYGADQPRSYRLPRGVLHAGKNTVVVNVYNSYRRGGLLGGAYAQQLQLGDGSRVALTGWQYRIVPPQLGTPPRAPWSSAAGLTTLYNGMIAPLGRVGLRGVLWYQGESNTGDAAGYPALLEAWQRDWRQRFGAQLPLLLVQLANFGAPPTQPGDSGWAQLREAQRRFVAADPHAGLAVAIDIGDRYDIHPANKQELGRRLARAARHVVYGEAVAPSGPVPHALRRDGAALVVDFDGVDGALQTYSADAPIGFELCGAASGSCRYARAELQGRSVRLPVPAGTAPTRVRYCWADSPVCTLFDRAGLPAGPFELSLPSAAPVAAAPSP; the protein is encoded by the coding sequence ATGACGCCCTACCGTTCCGCTGTCCACCTCGCCGGCCGTCTGCTGCTGGTCGCGCTGTGCGTGCCCGCGTTCGCGCATGCCGCCGACGCGCCGTTGTTGAATCCCCTGTTCCAAGACCACGCGGTACTGCAGCGCGACGCGCCGATTCGCGTCTGGGGGCAGGCCGCGGCCGGCGAGACGGTGACCGTGCAGCTGGCGCAGCAGCGCGTGCAGGCGCGCGCCGATCGCCAGGGCCGCTGGCAGGCGCAGCTGGCGGCGCTGCCGGCCGGCGGCCCGTACGTCCTGCAGGCCAGCACCGCGCACGGCCGCGTGCAGCGCGCCGAGGACGTGCTGATCGGCGATGTGTGGCTGTGCTCGGGCCAGTCGAACATGGAGCTGCCGGTGCTGCGCACGCTGGATACGCGCAGCGAGATCGCCGATGCGCAGCAGCCGGCGATCCGCATGTTCAAGGTGCCGGCGCAGTCCAGCCCGACCCCGCAGGCGCAGTTCGGCGGCCCCGCCGCGTGGCAGCCGACCACGCCGGAGGCGGTCGGCGATTTTTCCGCGGCCTGCTATTACTTCGCGCGCGAGCTGCGCAAGACCGTGGACGTGCCGATGGGGCTGATCAATGCCTCCTGGGGCGGTTCGCAGATGCAGGCGTGGATCGGCGACGCGGCCCTGCGCAAGGTGGACGGCAACGCGCCCGCGCTGGACGTGCTGGCGCGCTACGCCAACGATCCGCAGCAGGCGGCGCCGCGCTGGGGCCGGCTATGGGAGACGTGGTGGCGCGCGCACGGCAACGGCGCGCCGTGGCAGCCGGACGATACCGGCGGCGACTGGCGCGACGCACCGGCGGCGCTGGGCGCCTGGGACGACTGGGGCGTGCCGCAGCTGGTCAATTTCAACGGCATGGTCTGGTACCGCAGCACGGTCACGCTGAGCGCGGAGCAGGCGAAACAGCAAGCGACGCTGGCGCTGGGGCCGGTGGACGAGCTCGACCAGACCTGGGTCAACGGCCAGGCGGTAGGCAGCAGCTACGGCGCCGACCAGCCGCGCAGCTACCGCCTGCCGCGCGGCGTGCTGCATGCGGGCAAGAACACCGTGGTGGTCAATGTGTACAACAGCTACCGCCGTGGCGGTCTGCTCGGTGGCGCGTACGCGCAGCAGCTGCAACTGGGCGACGGCAGCCGGGTGGCGCTGACCGGCTGGCAGTACCGCATCGTGCCGCCGCAACTGGGCACGCCGCCACGCGCGCCCTGGTCCTCGGCCGCTGGCCTGACCACGCTGTACAACGGCATGATCGCGCCGCTTGGCCGGGTCGGCCTGCGCGGCGTGCTGTGGTACCAGGGCGAATCCAACACCGGCGATGCGGCCGGCTATCCGGCGCTGCTCGAGGCCTGGCAGCGCGACTGGCGGCAGCGCTTCGGCGCGCAGCTGCCGTTGTTGCTGGTGCAGCTGGCCAACTTCGGCGCGCCGCCCACCCAGCCCGGCGACAGCGGCTGGGCGCAGCTGCGCGAGGCGCAACGGCGCTTCGTCGCCGCCGATCCGCATGCCGGCTTGGCGGTGGCGATCGACATCGGCGACCGCTACGACATCCATCCGGCCAACAAGCAGGAACTCGGCCGGCGCCTGGCGCGCGCGGCGCGGCACGTGGTCTACGGCGAGGCGGTGGCGCCGTCCGGGCCGGTGCCGCACGCGCTGCGTCGCGATGGCGCCGCGTTGGTCGTCGATTTCGACGGTGTCGATGGCGCCCTGCAGACCTACAGCGCGGACGCGCCGATCGGTTTCGAACTGTGCGGCGCGGCCTCCGGCAGCTGCCGCTACGCGCGGGCCGAACTGCAGGGCCGCAGCGTGCGCCTGCCGGTTCCCGCCGGCACTGCGCCGACTCGCGTGCGCTACTGCTGGGCTGACAGCCCGGTCTGCACGTTGTTCGACCGTGCCGGGCTGCCGGCCGGTCCGTTCGAACTTTCCCTCCCGTCCGCGGCCCCAGTGGCCGCGGCTCCTTCCCCGTGA
- a CDS encoding alpha-glucuronidase family glycosyl hydrolase: MSGRPQSRALQRRRPLRGGWLRSACLWLALLLPIAVAQAEDGYDLWLRYQPLAETQAAPWRAAATQLVADAQTPMQRAARDELRRGLGGLLGAEPPLAASADRAGAIVLGTPASPAIARLRLDTRGLGEEGYLIRSVVVDGRPLTAIVGGGERGALYAAFRFLRLLQTGQAPAPLALRDAPRVKLRVLDHWDNLDGVVERGYAGASLWDWQKLPGYVDPRYTDYARANASIGINGAVLNNVNAKALSLTAAYLDKTAALAAALRPYGIRVYLSARFSAPIEIGGLRSADPLDPAVQRWWKAKADEIYARIPDFGGFLVKANSEGQPGPQDYGRTHADGANMLADALAPHGGVVMWRAFVYSHEQPDDRAKQAYSEFVPLDGTFRDNVVVQVKNGAIDFQPREPFHPLFGAMPKTPLMLEFQITKEYLGFATHLVYLGTLYQETLQADTRRGKRATVARVVEGAVDGHALSGIAGVANIGADRNWCGSIFDQANWYAFGRLAWDPQGDAQAIAEDWVRMTFGNAPALVAPVVGMMMASHQAAVDYMTPLGLHHLMGRGHHYGPAPWDAGSARPDWDPVYYHRADRNGIGFDRSATGSNAVAQYAPPLARRFGDVRTVPEQYLLWFHHVPWDHRMASGQPLWNALIGRYDHGVAEVARMRTTWSGLAPYVDAQRYRQVADFLAIQQQEAQWWRDASIAYWQQVSGRALPPGTVPPPHPLAYYQALSFPYAPGNPK, from the coding sequence ATGAGCGGCCGCCCGCAGTCGCGCGCGCTGCAGCGTCGGCGCCCATTGCGCGGCGGGTGGCTGCGCAGCGCGTGCCTGTGGCTGGCGCTGTTGTTGCCGATCGCCGTGGCCCAGGCCGAGGACGGCTACGATCTATGGTTGCGCTACCAGCCGCTGGCCGAAACGCAGGCTGCGCCATGGCGCGCGGCCGCCACGCAGCTGGTGGCCGACGCGCAGACGCCGATGCAACGGGCCGCGCGCGACGAGCTGCGCCGCGGCCTGGGCGGCCTGCTCGGCGCCGAGCCGCCGCTGGCGGCAAGCGCGGACCGCGCCGGCGCGATCGTGCTCGGCACCCCGGCCTCGCCGGCGATCGCGCGGCTGCGGCTGGATACCCGCGGCCTGGGCGAAGAGGGCTACCTGATCCGCAGCGTGGTGGTCGATGGCCGCCCGCTCACCGCCATCGTCGGCGGTGGCGAACGCGGCGCGTTGTATGCGGCGTTCCGCTTCCTGCGCCTGCTGCAGACCGGGCAGGCGCCGGCGCCGCTGGCGCTGCGCGATGCGCCGCGGGTCAAGCTGCGCGTGCTCGATCACTGGGACAACCTGGACGGTGTGGTCGAACGCGGCTACGCCGGCGCCTCGCTCTGGGACTGGCAGAAGCTGCCCGGCTACGTGGACCCGCGCTACACCGACTACGCGCGCGCCAACGCCTCGATCGGCATCAACGGCGCGGTGCTGAACAACGTCAACGCCAAGGCACTGAGCCTGACCGCGGCCTACCTGGACAAGACCGCGGCGCTGGCCGCGGCGCTGCGTCCGTACGGCATCCGCGTGTACCTGAGCGCGCGCTTCAGCGCGCCGATCGAGATCGGCGGACTGCGCAGCGCCGATCCGCTGGACCCGGCGGTGCAACGCTGGTGGAAGGCCAAGGCGGACGAGATCTACGCGCGCATTCCCGATTTCGGCGGCTTCCTGGTCAAGGCCAACTCCGAAGGCCAGCCCGGCCCGCAGGACTACGGGCGCACGCATGCCGACGGCGCCAACATGCTCGCCGACGCGCTCGCGCCGCATGGCGGGGTGGTGATGTGGCGGGCGTTCGTCTATTCGCACGAACAGCCGGACGACCGCGCCAAGCAGGCGTACAGCGAGTTCGTGCCGCTGGACGGGACATTCCGCGACAACGTGGTAGTGCAGGTCAAGAACGGCGCCATCGACTTCCAGCCGCGCGAGCCGTTCCACCCGCTGTTCGGGGCGATGCCGAAGACGCCGCTGATGCTGGAATTCCAGATCACCAAGGAATACCTGGGCTTCGCCACCCACCTGGTCTACCTGGGCACGCTGTACCAGGAAACCCTGCAGGCCGACACGCGGCGCGGCAAGCGCGCGACGGTGGCGCGGGTGGTGGAGGGCGCGGTCGACGGGCATGCGCTCAGCGGCATCGCCGGAGTGGCCAACATCGGCGCCGACCGCAACTGGTGCGGCTCGATCTTCGACCAGGCCAACTGGTATGCGTTCGGGCGGCTGGCCTGGGATCCGCAGGGCGATGCGCAGGCCATCGCCGAGGACTGGGTGCGGATGACCTTCGGCAACGCGCCGGCGCTGGTGGCGCCGGTGGTCGGCATGATGATGGCCTCGCACCAAGCGGCGGTCGATTACATGACCCCGCTCGGCCTGCATCACCTGATGGGCCGCGGCCACCACTACGGCCCGGCGCCGTGGGACGCGGGCAGTGCGCGGCCGGACTGGGACCCGGTGTACTACCACCGCGCCGACCGCAACGGCATCGGCTTCGACCGCAGCGCGACCGGCAGCAACGCGGTGGCGCAGTACGCGCCGCCGCTGGCGCGCCGCTTCGGCGACGTGCGCACGGTGCCGGAGCAATACCTGCTGTGGTTCCACCACGTGCCCTGGGACCACCGCATGGCGTCCGGCCAACCGCTGTGGAACGCGCTGATCGGCCGCTACGACCACGGCGTGGCCGAGGTGGCGCGGATGCGCACGACCTGGAGCGGACTGGCGCCCTACGTCGATGCGCAGCGCTATCGCCAGGTCGCCGACTTCCTGGCGATCCAGCAGCAAGAGGCGCAGTGGTGGCGCGATGCCAGCATCGCCTACTGGCAACAGGTGTCGGGCCGCGCGCTGCCGCCGGGCACCGTGCCGCCGCCGCATCCGCTGGCGTATTACCAAGCGCTGTCGTTTCCGTACGCACCGGGAAATCCGAAATGA
- a CDS encoding LacI family DNA-binding transcriptional regulator has translation MRSTSPVAIHARKPTKRRILEKVRKSVRRKSLAVTIDEVAALAKVSPMTVSRVINGQGNVRDSTREQVMRAVDTLGYTPNLAASALAAAQSTRVALIYSNPSGAYLGELLVGVLRAASRTSIQVVMDYWDDLGPDAERKAARTLAKSGVAGVILPPPLCESDAAIRELVRAKVPVVAIASDRFSDRVACVRIDEFNASKDITAYLIAQGHTRIGYIAGRSNLSASARRFEGFQAALAEAGLRLDRHLLQPGDYTYRSGLDAAEKLLSRRHRPSAIIASNDDMAAAAISVAHRRGLDVPRDLSVVGFDDTSAATTVWPELSTIRQPIAAMADAAVDILLRSIRSKERTGRAKIDHVLAHQLVKRDSVAAPAAARTERR, from the coding sequence TTGCGCAGCACGTCCCCGGTCGCGATCCACGCCCGCAAGCCAACGAAGAGGCGCATCTTGGAGAAGGTCAGGAAATCGGTTCGCCGCAAGAGCCTCGCCGTGACCATCGACGAGGTGGCCGCACTGGCCAAGGTCTCGCCGATGACCGTGTCGCGGGTGATCAACGGCCAGGGCAACGTGCGCGACAGCACCCGCGAGCAGGTCATGCGCGCGGTCGACACGCTCGGCTACACGCCGAACCTGGCGGCCAGCGCGCTGGCCGCCGCGCAGAGCACGCGGGTCGCGCTGATCTACAGCAACCCCAGCGGCGCCTACCTGGGCGAACTGCTGGTCGGGGTGCTGCGCGCGGCCTCGCGCACCTCGATCCAGGTGGTGATGGACTACTGGGACGACCTCGGCCCCGACGCCGAACGCAAGGCCGCGCGCACGCTGGCCAAGAGCGGCGTGGCCGGGGTGATCCTGCCGCCGCCGCTGTGCGAATCGGATGCGGCCATCCGCGAGCTGGTGCGCGCCAAGGTGCCGGTGGTGGCCATCGCCTCCGACCGCTTCAGCGACCGCGTCGCCTGCGTGCGCATCGACGAGTTCAACGCCAGCAAGGACATCACCGCGTACTTGATCGCGCAGGGCCATACCCGCATCGGCTACATCGCCGGCCGCTCCAACCTGTCGGCCAGCGCGCGCCGCTTCGAGGGGTTCCAGGCGGCGCTGGCCGAGGCCGGGCTGCGCCTGGACCGGCATCTGCTGCAGCCGGGCGACTACACCTACCGCTCCGGCCTGGACGCGGCGGAAAAACTGCTGTCGCGCCGCCATCGGCCCAGCGCGATCATCGCCAGCAACGACGACATGGCCGCCGCCGCGATCTCGGTCGCGCACCGGCGCGGCCTGGACGTGCCGCGCGACCTGTCGGTGGTCGGCTTCGACGACACCTCCGCGGCGACCACCGTGTGGCCGGAACTGAGCACCATCCGCCAGCCGATCGCGGCCATGGCCGATGCGGCGGTCGACATCCTGCTGCGCAGCATCCGCAGCAAGGAGCGCACGGGCCGGGCGAAGATCGATCATGTGCTCGCTCATCAGCTGGTCAAGCGCGATTCGGTGGCCGCACCGGCCGCCGCGCGCACCGAACGGCGCTGA
- the xylA gene encoding xylose isomerase has translation MSNSVYIGAKEYFPGIGRIAFEGKASDNPLAFKVYDANKRIGDKTMAEHLRFAVAYWHSFCGNGADPFGPGTRAYPWDAGSDALGRAEAKADAAFEFFTKLGVPYYCFHDIDLAPDADDVGQYEKNLKHMVGIAKQRQADTGIKLLWGTANLFSHPRYMNGASTNPDFDVVARAAVQVKAALEATVELGGENYVFWGGREGYASLHNTQMKREQDNMARFLTIARDYGRSIGFTGNFLIEPKPMEPMKHQYDFDSATVIGFLRQHGLDQDFKLNIEANHATLSGHSFEHDLQVASDAGLLGSIDANRGNPQNGWDTDQFPTDLYDTVGAMLVVLRQGGLAPGGLNFDAKVRRESSDPQDLFLAHIGGMDAFARGLEVAHALLTASPLEQWRAQRYSSFDSGAGAAFAAGSSTLADLAAHAAKAGAPKQVSGRQEAYENLINQYLIR, from the coding sequence ATGAGCAACTCCGTCTACATCGGCGCCAAGGAATACTTCCCGGGCATCGGCCGCATCGCGTTCGAAGGCAAGGCCTCGGACAACCCGCTCGCGTTCAAGGTCTACGACGCCAACAAGCGCATCGGCGACAAGACCATGGCCGAGCACCTGCGCTTCGCCGTGGCGTACTGGCACAGCTTCTGCGGCAACGGCGCCGATCCGTTCGGCCCGGGCACGCGCGCCTATCCGTGGGACGCCGGCAGCGACGCGCTGGGCCGCGCCGAGGCCAAGGCCGATGCGGCGTTCGAGTTCTTCACCAAGCTCGGCGTGCCGTATTACTGCTTCCACGACATCGACCTGGCGCCGGACGCCGACGACGTCGGCCAGTACGAGAAGAACCTCAAGCACATGGTCGGCATCGCCAAGCAGCGCCAGGCCGATACCGGCATCAAGCTGCTGTGGGGCACCGCCAACCTGTTCTCGCATCCGCGCTACATGAACGGTGCCTCGACCAATCCGGACTTCGACGTGGTCGCGCGCGCGGCGGTGCAGGTCAAGGCCGCGCTGGAGGCCACGGTGGAGCTGGGCGGCGAGAACTACGTGTTCTGGGGCGGCCGCGAAGGCTATGCCAGCCTGCACAACACGCAGATGAAGCGCGAGCAGGACAACATGGCGCGCTTTTTGACCATCGCCCGCGACTATGGCCGCAGCATCGGCTTCACCGGCAACTTCCTGATCGAGCCCAAGCCGATGGAGCCGATGAAGCACCAGTACGACTTCGACAGCGCCACGGTGATCGGTTTCCTGCGCCAGCACGGGCTGGACCAGGACTTCAAGCTCAACATCGAGGCCAACCACGCCACGCTGTCGGGCCACAGCTTCGAGCACGACCTGCAGGTGGCGTCCGATGCGGGCCTGCTCGGCAGCATCGACGCCAACCGCGGCAACCCGCAGAACGGCTGGGACACCGACCAGTTCCCGACCGACCTGTACGACACGGTCGGGGCGATGCTGGTGGTGTTGCGGCAGGGCGGGCTGGCGCCGGGCGGGCTGAACTTCGATGCCAAGGTGCGGCGCGAGTCGTCCGATCCGCAGGACCTGTTCCTGGCGCACATCGGCGGCATGGACGCGTTCGCGCGCGGCCTGGAAGTGGCCCATGCGCTGCTGACGGCCTCGCCGCTGGAGCAGTGGCGGGCGCAGCGCTACAGCAGCTTCGACAGTGGCGCCGGTGCGGCGTTCGCGGCCGGCAGCAGCACGCTGGCGGACCTGGCGGCGCATGCGGCCAAGGCCGGCGCGCCCAAGCAGGTCAGTGGCCGCCAGGAAGCCTACGAAAACCTGATCAACCAGTACCTGATCCGTTGA